TTGTGCCTTTTTCTTTAAGGATTCTCTTTGTCTCTCTGCGGAGTTCTGCCCTTAAGTCAGCATCGAGATTAGAAAAAGGCTCATCAAGAAGCATCACCTCTGGTGATGTTGCAAGTGACCTTGCAAGGGCAACCCTCTGCTGCTGTCCACCTGAAAGCTCATAGGGGTATCTATCTGATAAATCTAATAGCCCTGTGAGCTCAAGCATCTCTGTTACCTTTTTCTTAATCTCACTCTTGCTACAGCCCTTTAATCCAAAGGCTATGTTTTCAAAGACTGTCATATGAGGAAAGAGGGCATAGTCCTGAAAGACAAGCCCAACCCTTCTTTTTTCAGGCGGTATCCAATCATTACCAGCTACAACCTTATTACCGATTTCTATAGTTCCTCTGTCAGGCCTTTCTAATCCTGCAATGAGTCTTAAGAGGGTTGTCTTTCCACACCCTGATGGTCCAAGAAGGGAGAAAAACTCTCCTTTTTTAATCTCGAGCGTAAGATCTTTTATTGCTAAAACATCCCCAAAGCTCTTTGATACTTCTTTAAGAAGCACATGCGATGCCCTGGTCTCAATTATGCACAGGTTTTCTCTATGTAATCTCAACACCATCCCTAATCCCCGTCTTTCTTACAACTATCAAAAGGGGCATAAGCCCTGCAAGGACTATTAAGAGGGCAGGTAGTGCTGCCATATGCCAGAGGGATTCTGATGCCTCAACCCATACCCTTACAGCCAGTGTATCAAAGGCA
Above is a window of Thermodesulfovibrionales bacterium DNA encoding:
- a CDS encoding ABC transporter ATP-binding protein; protein product: MRLHRENLCIIETRASHVLLKEVSKSFGDVLAIKDLTLEIKKGEFFSLLGPSGCGKTTLLRLIAGLERPDRGTIEIGNKVVAGNDWIPPEKRRVGLVFQDYALFPHMTVFENIAFGLKGCSKSEIKKKVTEMLELTGLLDLSDRYPYELSGGQQQRVALARSLATSPEVMLLDEPFSNLDADLRAELRRETKRILKEKGTTTILVTHDQEEAFCLSDRIGVLNHGMLEQVGTPEEIYHRPRTRFVANFVGRADFIKGRIEEGYVISDIGIFSCGDTLPCDGGDIEIMIRPDDVDFILDKEGESSIIEAEFLGPEVIYKILLPQGKIIHSIKPSTKTFPVGSRVSIKVDPSHIVVFPVGGN